In a single window of the Desulfovibrio aminophilus DSM 12254 genome:
- a CDS encoding protein kinase domain-containing protein: MKRIGRYEILGLLGRGGMGAVYKAAAPLTGRVVALKLCRPAEIMADVVGMAECRRLFLREAVTMARVRHPNVAQILDVDEDASGPFFVMEYFCNNLGVVLGEDYEMDRPCRRLPVDTGLRYTRQMLSALRRLHFEGVAHRDLKPFNVMLADFGEGRDEVKLIDFGLSRLRGEVGVGHAGMVVGSPFYTAPEQERDPDGADARADLFSIGVTLHRMITGFLPEERPKNRKPVVELNPELGSEFDEFFEKSLSPTPEGRFTSAGAMLAALDELEERWRDRKEATCSLLESPPPVPPRAERPRSAPLKAGVREARSVFGLDEFWRPVSGSRGDLLDNGDGTILDRATGLTWERGGSDYPLAWDQALEHAAWCKARRLGGRTDWRLPTVDELGTLFAQAPRPGQFCLEALFDPEKRRLWSADLKSFVAAWYVDAETGFIWWQDMTCGFHARCVAG, encoded by the coding sequence ATGAAACGCATCGGACGCTATGAAATCTTGGGATTGCTCGGCCGGGGCGGCATGGGCGCGGTGTACAAGGCCGCCGCCCCGCTCACCGGCCGGGTGGTGGCCCTGAAGCTCTGCCGCCCGGCGGAGATCATGGCCGACGTGGTGGGCATGGCGGAGTGCCGCCGCCTGTTCCTGCGCGAGGCCGTGACCATGGCCCGGGTGCGGCACCCCAACGTGGCCCAGATCCTGGACGTGGACGAGGACGCCTCGGGCCCGTTCTTCGTCATGGAGTATTTCTGCAACAACCTGGGCGTGGTCCTCGGCGAGGACTACGAGATGGACCGGCCCTGCCGCCGCCTGCCGGTGGACACGGGCCTGCGCTACACCCGCCAGATGCTTTCCGCGTTGCGGCGGCTGCACTTCGAGGGCGTGGCGCACCGCGACCTGAAGCCCTTCAACGTCATGTTGGCGGACTTCGGCGAGGGGCGCGACGAGGTCAAGCTCATCGACTTCGGCCTCTCGCGGCTGCGCGGCGAGGTGGGCGTCGGCCACGCGGGCATGGTCGTGGGCTCGCCGTTCTATACCGCGCCGGAGCAGGAGCGCGACCCGGACGGGGCGGACGCCCGGGCGGACCTCTTTTCCATCGGCGTGACCCTGCACCGGATGATCACCGGTTTCCTACCCGAGGAACGGCCGAAGAACCGCAAGCCTGTTGTTGAATTGAACCCGGAATTGGGTTCGGAATTCGACGAATTCTTTGAAAAATCCTTGTCGCCAACGCCGGAAGGCCGTTTCACCTCCGCCGGAGCCATGCTGGCGGCCCTGGACGAGCTGGAGGAACGCTGGAGGGACCGCAAGGAGGCCACCTGCTCCCTGCTGGAGTCCCCGCCGCCCGTTCCGCCCCGCGCCGAACGGCCGCGATCCGCCCCGCTCAAGGCCGGGGTCCGCGAGGCGCGATCCGTCTTCGGCCTGGACGAGTTCTGGCGGCCCGTTTCGGGCTCGCGCGGCGACCTGCTGGACAACGGCGACGGCACGATCCTGGACCGGGCCACGGGCCTGACCTGGGAGCGCGGCGGCTCGGACTATCCCCTGGCCTGGGACCAGGCCCTGGAACATGCGGCCTGGTGCAAGGCCCGCCGCCTGGGCGGGCGGACGGACTGGCGGCTGCCCACGGTGGACGAACTGGGCACGCTCTTCGCCCAGGCCCCCCGGCCCGGGCAGTTTTGTCTGGAGGCCCTGTTCGATCCGGAGAAGCGCCGCCTCTGGAGCGCGGACCTGAAGTCCTTCGTGGCCGCCTGGTATGTGGACGCCGAGACCGGGTTCATCTGGTGGCAGGACATGACCTGCGGCTTCCACGCCCGCTGCGTGGCGGGGTAG
- a CDS encoding metallophosphoesterase family protein — MNLPHRLAVLSDPHGNLEALQRVLEDVEAQGAEEIICLGDAVGYGPEPEAVVRLLRERGIPLVMGNHEHGIADKAQMCRFNPQARQALERTACLLEPATVAFLAGLPRFLCLYGARFVHGCPPDRVNTYLYMIRDKALPALFGRFPEELCFVGHTHELALVEFDGAEARHLELAERTSLAPGRRYIVNVGAVGQPRDGDNRAKYVLWEPEARALTVRRVPYDIQKTVDRMRELDMPEVYADRLW; from the coding sequence ATGAATCTTCCCCACAGACTGGCCGTCCTTTCCGATCCCCACGGCAATCTGGAAGCCCTGCAACGGGTTCTGGAGGACGTGGAGGCCCAGGGCGCGGAAGAGATCATCTGCCTGGGCGACGCCGTGGGCTACGGCCCGGAGCCCGAGGCCGTGGTCCGGCTTCTGCGGGAGCGGGGCATTCCCCTGGTCATGGGCAACCACGAGCACGGCATCGCGGACAAGGCCCAGATGTGCCGCTTCAACCCCCAGGCACGGCAGGCCCTGGAACGCACGGCCTGTCTGCTGGAGCCCGCGACCGTGGCGTTTCTCGCCGGGCTGCCGCGTTTTCTCTGCCTGTACGGCGCGCGCTTCGTGCATGGCTGCCCGCCGGACCGGGTGAACACCTATCTGTACATGATCCGGGACAAGGCCCTGCCCGCGCTGTTCGGGCGTTTTCCCGAGGAACTCTGCTTCGTGGGCCACACCCACGAGCTGGCCCTGGTGGAGTTCGACGGGGCCGAGGCCCGGCATTTGGAACTGGCCGAACGCACGTCGCTTGCGCCGGGGCGGCGGTACATCGTCAACGTGGGCGCGGTGGGCCAGCCCCGCGACGGCGACAACCGGGCCAAGTACGTGCTCTGGGAGCCGGAGGCGCGGGCGCTGACCGTGCGCCGGGTGCCCTACGACATCCAGAAGACCGTGGACCGCATGCGCGAACTGGACATGCCCGAGGTCTACGCCGACCGGCTCTGGTAG
- a CDS encoding LytR/AlgR family response regulator transcription factor produces the protein MAKLKSLLLHPDPAVRAELRRRLENVPWMQILGEAVSAFEALELLESIPYGVFFLGLDLPGGVSGLELAQMLAGRKRKPGLVFIAASETKAYQAFEMGAADYLLWPVSEDRFQKTLERLADFKTRFREVPPPPEAWPEAEEVEDDGEETVQVNMGDEEQEYFLNALKDAWDQNRTRSPEIEKLAVTLDGRMILIPYGQIVFVEAYEDYSYVHTAGQKFLTSYRLKNLEERLEPHGFFRVHRKYLVNLDMVTEIASLPGSNFMLRTAGKTRIELPISRRRIARLKQILGF, from the coding sequence ATGGCGAAACTCAAGAGTCTCCTCCTCCACCCCGATCCGGCCGTGCGCGCCGAGCTGCGCCGTCGCCTGGAGAACGTGCCCTGGATGCAGATCCTGGGCGAGGCCGTGAGCGCCTTCGAGGCCCTGGAGCTGCTGGAGTCCATCCCCTACGGCGTGTTCTTCCTCGGCCTGGACCTGCCCGGCGGGGTCTCGGGCCTGGAGCTGGCCCAGATGCTGGCCGGACGCAAGCGCAAGCCCGGCCTCGTCTTCATCGCCGCCAGCGAAACCAAGGCCTACCAGGCCTTCGAGATGGGCGCGGCGGACTACCTCCTCTGGCCGGTCTCCGAGGACCGCTTCCAGAAGACCCTGGAGCGGCTGGCGGACTTCAAGACCCGCTTCCGCGAGGTGCCCCCGCCGCCCGAGGCCTGGCCCGAGGCCGAGGAGGTCGAGGACGACGGCGAGGAGACCGTGCAGGTGAACATGGGCGACGAGGAGCAGGAATACTTCCTGAACGCCCTCAAGGACGCCTGGGACCAGAACCGCACGCGTTCCCCGGAGATCGAGAAGCTGGCCGTGACCCTGGACGGGCGGATGATCCTCATCCCCTACGGCCAGATCGTCTTCGTCGAGGCCTACGAGGACTATTCCTACGTGCATACCGCCGGGCAGAAGTTCCTGACCTCCTACCGGCTGAAGAACCTGGAGGAGCGCCTGGAGCCGCACGGCTTCTTCCGCGTCCACCGCAAGTACCTGGTGAACCTGGACATGGTCACGGAGATCGCCAGCCTGCCGGGCAGCAACTTCATGCTCCGCACGGCGGGCAAGACCCGCATCGAGCTGCCCATCAGCCGCCGGCGCATCGCCCGGCTGAAGCAGATCCTGGGCTTCTAG
- the acs gene encoding acetate--CoA ligase, producing the protein MDQNGALDSLFQEERVFRPLPQLVIEANVNPQELEAYRRQAAQDPLAYWEEAADELDWFKKWDQVLDESNPPFYRWFPGGRCNIVYNALDRHIETANKNKLALIWEGEPGDNRKYTYYELYRAVNRFAGALRSLGVAKGDRVALYMPSLPETVIAMLASAKIGAVHTLVFAGFSPKALRERLRDSGARLLVTADGFYRNGQVIQLKPLVDEALAGAEAERVDSVVVVRRTKVDVEMQDGRDFWYDDLVRNERNEAPTEVMEAGDPLFLLHTSGATGRPKGILHSHGGYMVGVHRTLTHVFDIKPTDIFWCTADPGWITGHTAVVYGPLLAGTTTVLYEGHPNYPQADRLWHIVDKYGVTIFYTVPTMIRMLMRFGVQYPRRHDLSTLRLLGTVGEPIGPEPWMWFYKNIGRSECPLLDTWWQTETGMFMLAPLPISLLKPGSVTKPLPGVEADVVDRDGNSLPSGKGGFLVIRRPWPAMAAGILGDEERFRREYYEAIPGGAYFAGDVAKKDEDGFFWIQGRADDVLNIAGHRVGTAELEAAFGSHPAVCEAAVVGVPDAIKGEAAKAFLVLNPGFQGSTDLIQDLKRHVRGELGPVAAIKGIEFRETLPRTRSGKIMRRVLKARELNVDPGDLTMLDQE; encoded by the coding sequence ATGGACCAGAACGGAGCCCTGGACAGTCTGTTTCAGGAGGAACGGGTCTTCCGCCCCCTGCCGCAACTCGTCATCGAGGCCAACGTCAACCCCCAGGAACTGGAGGCCTACCGCCGCCAGGCCGCCCAGGACCCCCTGGCCTACTGGGAAGAAGCCGCCGACGAGCTGGACTGGTTCAAGAAATGGGATCAGGTTCTGGACGAGTCCAACCCGCCCTTCTACCGCTGGTTTCCCGGCGGGCGCTGCAACATCGTCTACAACGCCCTGGACCGGCACATCGAAACCGCCAACAAGAACAAGCTGGCCTTGATCTGGGAAGGCGAACCCGGGGACAACCGCAAGTACACCTATTACGAGCTGTACCGGGCCGTGAACCGCTTCGCCGGGGCCCTGCGCTCCCTGGGCGTGGCCAAGGGCGACCGCGTGGCGCTCTACATGCCCTCCCTGCCCGAGACGGTCATCGCCATGCTCGCCTCGGCCAAGATCGGCGCGGTGCACACCCTGGTCTTCGCCGGATTTTCGCCCAAGGCCCTGCGCGAGCGCCTGCGCGATTCCGGGGCCCGGCTGCTGGTCACGGCCGACGGCTTCTACCGCAACGGCCAGGTCATCCAGCTCAAGCCCCTGGTGGACGAGGCCCTGGCCGGAGCCGAGGCCGAACGAGTGGACTCCGTGGTCGTGGTCCGGCGCACCAAGGTGGACGTGGAGATGCAGGACGGCCGCGACTTCTGGTACGACGACCTGGTGCGCAACGAGCGCAACGAAGCTCCCACCGAGGTCATGGAGGCGGGCGATCCCCTCTTCCTCCTGCACACCTCGGGAGCCACCGGGCGACCCAAGGGCATCCTTCACAGCCACGGCGGCTACATGGTCGGCGTGCACCGCACCCTGACCCACGTCTTCGACATCAAGCCCACGGACATCTTCTGGTGCACTGCCGATCCGGGCTGGATCACCGGGCACACCGCCGTGGTCTACGGCCCGCTCCTGGCCGGAACCACCACCGTGCTCTACGAGGGCCACCCCAACTACCCCCAGGCCGACCGGCTCTGGCACATCGTGGACAAGTACGGGGTGACCATCTTCTACACCGTGCCGACCATGATCCGCATGCTCATGCGCTTCGGCGTCCAGTACCCCCGCCGCCACGACCTCTCCACCCTGCGCCTGCTCGGCACCGTGGGCGAGCCCATCGGACCCGAGCCCTGGATGTGGTTCTACAAGAACATCGGCCGCAGCGAATGTCCTCTGCTGGACACCTGGTGGCAGACCGAGACCGGCATGTTCATGCTCGCGCCCCTGCCCATCTCCCTGCTCAAGCCCGGCTCCGTGACCAAGCCCCTGCCCGGCGTGGAGGCCGACGTGGTGGACCGCGACGGCAACTCCCTGCCCTCGGGCAAGGGCGGCTTCCTGGTCATCCGGCGACCCTGGCCCGCCATGGCCGCCGGCATCCTGGGCGACGAGGAGCGCTTTCGCCGCGAATACTACGAGGCCATCCCCGGTGGGGCCTACTTCGCGGGCGACGTGGCCAAGAAAGACGAGGACGGATTCTTCTGGATTCAAGGCCGGGCCGACGACGTGCTGAACATCGCCGGGCACCGCGTGGGCACCGCCGAACTGGAGGCCGCCTTCGGCTCCCATCCGGCCGTATGCGAGGCCGCCGTGGTCGGCGTGCCGGACGCCATCAAGGGCGAGGCCGCCAAGGCCTTCCTCGTGCTCAACCCGGGCTTTCAGGGCTCCACCGACCTCATCCAGGATCTCAAGCGCCATGTGCGCGGCGAGCTGGGCCCCGTGGCCGCCATCAAGGGCATCGAGTTCCGCGAAACCCTGCCGCGCACCCGCTCGGGCAAGATCATGCGCCGCGTGCTCAAGGCCCGGGAGCTGAACGTGGACCCCGGCGACCTGACCATGCTGGACCAGGAATAG
- a CDS encoding LysE family translocator — translation MLPALFWTGLAVGFSIAAPVGPVGLMCIQRTLAGGRLNGLFTGLGAACADAFYGAVAGFGLTVISSFLMGQQVWLKLGGGLFLIWLGWKMARQPGLPGVRAGQGRSLWASFANTFFLALTSPATILLFMGTFAGLGLGRESRDHSSALALVLGVFLGSAAWWLFLSTATGFLRERITRHLGLVNKLSGGTIAAFGLAALVSLVVAF, via the coding sequence GTGCTTCCCGCATTGTTCTGGACCGGTCTGGCCGTGGGCTTCTCCATCGCCGCCCCGGTGGGCCCGGTGGGCCTCATGTGCATCCAGCGGACCCTCGCGGGCGGCCGCCTCAACGGCTTGTTCACCGGCCTGGGCGCGGCCTGCGCCGACGCCTTCTACGGCGCGGTGGCCGGGTTCGGTCTGACCGTGATCTCGTCCTTCCTCATGGGCCAGCAGGTCTGGCTCAAGCTCGGCGGCGGGCTGTTCCTGATCTGGCTCGGCTGGAAGATGGCCCGCCAGCCCGGTCTGCCCGGCGTGCGCGCGGGCCAGGGCCGCAGTCTCTGGGCCTCGTTCGCGAACACCTTCTTCCTGGCCCTGACCAGCCCGGCCACCATCCTGCTCTTCATGGGCACCTTCGCTGGCCTCGGCCTGGGCCGCGAGAGCCGGGACCATTCCTCGGCCCTGGCCCTGGTGCTCGGCGTGTTCCTGGGCTCGGCCGCCTGGTGGCTCTTCCTCTCCACGGCCACCGGCTTCCTGCGCGAACGCATCACCCGCCACCTGGGGCTGGTGAACAAGCTTTCCGGCGGCACCATCGCGGCCTTCGGTCTGGCCGCCCTGGTGTCGCTGGTCGTGGCGTTCTGA
- the lepA gene encoding translation elongation factor 4 — MTKTENIRNFSIIAHIDHGKSTLADRILEITGLVSEREKRDQYLDKLELERERGITIKAQTVRIPYTARDGKKYILNLIDTPGHVDFSYEVSRSLAACEGALLVVDASQGVEAQTLANVYLALDHNLEIIPVLNKIDLPSADPERVKAEIEEIIGLDCKDALAVSAKTGMNVAEVLERIITHLPAPKGDADAPLKALIFDSWYDSYQGVVVLFRILEGTLRLGERIQICSTKRSFEVTKLGAFSPEPVEFKEMGPGEVGFLCAAMKELGDAPVGDTVTKPENPTPEPFPGFKTVKPMVFAGLYPVEPSEYEPLKVALEKLHLNDAAFSYEPETSTALGFGFRCGFLGLLHIEIVQERLEREFEAKLITTAPSVIYEVTTTKGEELEIDNPSRMPDPVYIEAVREPYVRMEVHVPNEYVGNVLKLCEEKRGIQKDIRYLTSTRVIITYEMPFAEIMYDFFDKLKSGTRGYASLDYEIIDYREADLVKLDILINADPVDAFSVIVHRQNAAQVGRSLALRLKRSIPRQMFEVVIQAAIGKKIIAKERVAPFRKDVIAKCYGGDITRKRKLLEKQKEGKRRMRRMGNVEIPQEAFLAVLKAGDE, encoded by the coding sequence ATGACCAAGACCGAAAACATCCGAAATTTCAGCATCATCGCCCACATCGACCACGGCAAGTCCACCCTGGCCGACCGCATTCTGGAGATCACCGGTCTGGTCTCGGAACGCGAGAAGCGGGACCAATACCTGGACAAGCTGGAGCTGGAGCGCGAGCGGGGCATCACCATCAAGGCCCAGACCGTGCGCATCCCCTACACGGCGCGCGACGGCAAGAAATACATCCTGAACCTCATCGACACGCCCGGCCACGTGGACTTCTCCTACGAGGTCTCGCGCAGCCTGGCCGCCTGCGAAGGCGCGCTGCTGGTGGTGGACGCCTCCCAGGGAGTGGAGGCCCAGACCCTGGCCAACGTCTACCTGGCCCTGGACCACAACCTGGAGATCATCCCGGTCCTGAACAAGATCGACCTGCCCAGCGCCGACCCCGAGCGGGTCAAGGCCGAGATCGAGGAGATCATCGGCCTGGACTGCAAGGACGCCCTGGCCGTGAGCGCCAAAACCGGGATGAACGTGGCCGAGGTTCTGGAGCGGATCATCACCCATCTGCCCGCGCCCAAGGGCGACGCGGACGCGCCGCTCAAGGCCCTGATCTTCGACTCCTGGTACGACTCCTACCAGGGCGTGGTGGTGCTCTTCCGCATCCTGGAAGGGACGTTGCGCCTGGGCGAACGCATCCAGATCTGCTCCACCAAGCGCAGCTTCGAGGTCACCAAGCTCGGCGCGTTCTCGCCCGAGCCCGTGGAGTTCAAGGAGATGGGCCCCGGCGAGGTGGGCTTTCTCTGCGCGGCCATGAAGGAGCTGGGCGACGCTCCCGTGGGCGACACCGTCACCAAGCCCGAGAACCCCACACCCGAACCGTTCCCGGGCTTCAAGACCGTCAAGCCCATGGTCTTCGCCGGGCTCTACCCGGTGGAGCCCTCGGAGTACGAGCCGCTCAAGGTGGCGCTGGAAAAGCTGCACCTCAACGACGCGGCCTTCAGCTACGAGCCCGAGACCTCCACGGCGCTCGGCTTCGGCTTCCGCTGCGGCTTCCTGGGCCTGCTGCACATCGAGATCGTGCAGGAGCGCCTGGAACGCGAGTTCGAGGCCAAGCTCATCACCACCGCGCCCTCGGTGATCTACGAGGTCACGACCACCAAGGGCGAGGAGCTGGAGATCGACAACCCCAGCCGGATGCCCGATCCGGTGTACATCGAGGCCGTGCGCGAACCCTACGTGCGCATGGAGGTGCACGTGCCCAACGAATACGTGGGCAACGTGCTCAAGCTCTGCGAGGAGAAGCGGGGCATCCAGAAGGACATCCGCTACCTGACCAGCACCCGGGTGATCATCACCTACGAGATGCCCTTCGCCGAGATCATGTACGACTTCTTCGACAAGCTGAAGTCCGGCACCCGGGGCTACGCCTCCCTGGACTACGAGATCATCGACTACCGCGAGGCCGATCTCGTCAAGCTGGACATCCTCATCAACGCCGACCCGGTGGACGCCTTCTCGGTCATCGTGCACCGCCAGAACGCGGCCCAGGTGGGCCGGTCCCTGGCCCTGCGGCTCAAGCGCAGCATTCCGCGCCAGATGTTCGAGGTGGTCATCCAGGCGGCCATCGGCAAGAAGATCATCGCCAAGGAAAGGGTGGCGCCGTTCCGCAAGGACGTCATCGCCAAGTGTTACGGAGGCGACATCACCCGCAAACGCAAGCTCCTGGAGAAGCAGAAGGAAGGCAAGCGCCGCATGCGCCGCATGGGCAACGTGGAGATTCCGCAGGAAGCCTTCCTCGCCGTGCTGAAAGCAGGGGACGAATAA
- the lepB gene encoding signal peptidase I: MNPTWWKTLREYAEALIVALVLALVIRAFIVQAFKIPSESMLNTLLVGDHLLVTKFAYGVRLPFSDKVIVPVSDPKRGDVVVFEYPVDPDKDFIKRVIGTPGDVVEIKAKQVFVNGKLLDEPYAIHDEPVAVPNPHMSEVNADPAEYFDRNSFSWKRDWMPKTTVPEGKYFVMGDNRDHSYDSRFWGFVDRSALRGKALIIYWSWDFTGGLDIRWSRIGRLVH, from the coding sequence ATGAATCCGACGTGGTGGAAGACGCTCAGGGAGTACGCCGAGGCGCTCATCGTGGCGCTGGTCCTGGCGCTGGTGATCCGGGCGTTCATCGTGCAGGCCTTCAAGATTCCCTCCGAATCCATGCTGAACACCCTGCTGGTGGGCGACCATCTGCTGGTGACCAAGTTCGCCTACGGGGTGCGGCTGCCCTTCTCGGACAAGGTCATCGTGCCCGTATCCGACCCCAAGCGCGGGGACGTGGTGGTCTTCGAATATCCCGTGGACCCGGACAAGGACTTCATCAAGCGCGTCATCGGCACGCCGGGCGACGTGGTGGAGATCAAGGCCAAGCAGGTCTTCGTCAACGGCAAGCTCCTGGACGAGCCCTACGCGATCCACGACGAGCCCGTGGCCGTGCCCAATCCGCACATGTCCGAGGTCAACGCCGACCCGGCCGAGTACTTCGACCGCAACAGCTTCTCCTGGAAGCGCGACTGGATGCCCAAGACCACGGTGCCCGAGGGCAAGTACTTCGTCATGGGCGACAACCGCGACCACTCCTACGACTCGCGCTTCTGGGGCTTCGTGGACCGCTCGGCCCTGCGCGGCAAGGCGCTCATCATCTATTGGTCCTGGGACTTCACCGGCGGCCTGGACATCCGCTGGAGCCGCATCGGACGGCTGGTGCACTAG
- a CDS encoding HIT family protein, whose translation MSKQDVIDDLLDYLENRMQMSHIYQPLVIRCLVEADGTATIRQIAQAFVAQDESQLQYYEKRAKEMPLRVLLKNGVIERQGDLVRLKVGKLTFEQKAQLKMTCERKMQEFIVNRGLKIWDYRLLDGPVSGTVYFDVMKESGGKCALCGATKESRPLDVDHIIPASRGGKSTKDNLQVLCFKCNRSKGNRDSTDFRSSTEADFETSCPFCYSNMEKSKVVEENGTVYAVKDGCPVSEGHLLIIPKRHTRDYFTMTTRERRDAEDLLRVLKAQKELEDKSVTGFNVGMNSGESAGQTIFHAHIHLIPRRNGDTPNPRGGVRGVIPDKMSY comes from the coding sequence ATGTCTAAACAAGATGTGATTGATGACCTCCTAGACTACCTTGAGAATCGGATGCAGATGAGCCACATCTATCAGCCGCTAGTGATTCGTTGTCTTGTCGAGGCTGACGGCACGGCCACTATCAGACAGATAGCCCAAGCGTTCGTGGCCCAAGATGAGAGCCAACTCCAGTATTACGAGAAGCGAGCCAAGGAGATGCCCTTACGCGTTCTCCTCAAAAACGGAGTCATTGAACGCCAGGGCGATTTGGTCCGTCTGAAGGTGGGGAAGCTCACCTTCGAGCAAAAGGCCCAGTTGAAGATGACGTGTGAGCGAAAGATGCAGGAGTTCATCGTCAACAGGGGCCTCAAGATTTGGGACTACCGTCTACTTGATGGCCCTGTCTCTGGGACGGTCTACTTCGATGTGATGAAGGAATCTGGCGGCAAGTGTGCCCTTTGCGGAGCCACAAAAGAATCTCGCCCACTGGACGTGGACCACATCATACCTGCCTCAAGAGGAGGGAAGTCCACCAAGGACAACCTTCAAGTTCTTTGTTTTAAGTGCAACCGCTCGAAGGGCAATCGGGATAGCACGGACTTCAGAAGCTCGACAGAGGCAGACTTTGAAACATCTTGCCCTTTCTGCTACTCAAACATGGAGAAGTCCAAGGTGGTGGAGGAGAATGGCACAGTGTACGCGGTCAAAGACGGCTGCCCAGTGTCAGAAGGACACCTTCTCATCATCCCGAAACGACACACTCGAGACTACTTCACGATGACCACCCGGGAACGCCGTGATGCTGAAGACCTCCTTCGCGTTCTCAAAGCCCAGAAGGAACTAGAGGACAAGAGCGTCACAGGATTCAACGTGGGGATGAACAGCGGGGAATCGGCAGGGCAAACCATCTTCCACGCTCACATCCACCTTATCCCCAGGCGAAATGGGGACACTCCGAATCCCCGGGGAGGTGTGAGGGGCGTAATCCCCGACAAGATGTCCTACTAG
- a CDS encoding thermonuclease family protein, whose amino-acid sequence MRRFTVPIPLLLLFSLLALPAWTWPGKVIKVADGDTLTVLRDGREQVRIRLYGIDAPESKQDFGTRSKQSLSDMAYGQTVEVTPVVQDHYGRTVAHIQVRGQDVSEAQVKDGMAWVYRQYCTEAACKDWLSLEQQARDRKAGLWAGPSPMPPWEWRHGRAQNVSQAEKSKAKPDTQPGIVYHGNVRSGVFHRPGCQHYNCKNCVDVFPSREAAIKAGYRPCPLCRP is encoded by the coding sequence ATGAGACGTTTCACCGTTCCTATCCCCCTTCTGCTCCTTTTCTCCCTCCTGGCTCTCCCCGCTTGGACGTGGCCTGGGAAGGTCATCAAGGTTGCTGATGGCGATACCCTCACGGTTTTGAGAGATGGGAGAGAACAGGTCAGGATTAGGCTGTACGGGATTGATGCGCCGGAGAGTAAACAAGACTTCGGCACACGGTCTAAGCAATCTCTCTCGGACATGGCATACGGGCAGACCGTGGAAGTCACCCCTGTTGTCCAGGACCACTACGGACGCACAGTAGCGCATATCCAGGTTCGCGGGCAGGACGTGAGTGAAGCCCAGGTGAAAGACGGCATGGCCTGGGTATACCGGCAGTACTGCACAGAGGCGGCCTGTAAAGATTGGCTGAGCTTAGAACAGCAAGCAAGGGACCGTAAGGCAGGGCTGTGGGCTGGCCCTTCCCCTATGCCCCCATGGGAGTGGCGACACGGCAGAGCGCAAAACGTTTCCCAAGCCGAGAAGAGCAAGGCTAAGCCTGATACTCAGCCCGGCATTGTCTATCACGGGAACGTCAGGAGCGGAGTATTCCACCGGCCAGGGTGCCAGCACTACAACTGCAAGAACTGCGTAGACGTGTTCCCGTCGAGAGAGGCGGCGATTAAAGCAGGGTACCGGCCCTGTCCGTTATGCCGCCCCTAA
- a CDS encoding recombinase family protein has translation MSTPVKAYGYVRVSGKGQVEGDGFRRQEAEIQAFAQANGYEVVHVYREEGISGTAGEADRPAFQEMVSAILRNGVRTVIVEGLDRLARKYRIQETLLIYLTSKDIALIAARTGEDVTEAVMADPMRKALVQIQGVFAELEKGLLVKKLRVARERMREEKGQCEGRHAYTHETLPEALREALEAIRVMRRTKPGQKRKSFAEMASVLNAQGLVTVQGKPFTGYNVQAIWRRHRKL, from the coding sequence ATGAGTACTCCCGTGAAGGCTTACGGATACGTCCGAGTCTCGGGCAAGGGACAGGTAGAGGGCGATGGGTTCCGCCGTCAGGAAGCTGAGATTCAAGCCTTTGCCCAAGCCAATGGCTATGAGGTTGTCCACGTGTACCGAGAGGAAGGCATCTCCGGGACTGCCGGGGAAGCGGACAGGCCAGCTTTCCAGGAAATGGTATCGGCAATCCTACGCAATGGGGTTCGCACGGTCATTGTAGAGGGCCTGGACAGGCTTGCCCGTAAGTACCGTATCCAAGAGACGTTGCTTATATACCTCACTTCCAAGGACATAGCCCTGATTGCCGCCAGGACAGGGGAGGACGTGACGGAAGCGGTCATGGCTGACCCAATGCGCAAGGCCCTGGTTCAGATTCAAGGCGTCTTTGCCGAGCTTGAAAAGGGGCTACTCGTTAAGAAGCTCAGGGTAGCCCGCGAGAGGATGCGCGAAGAAAAGGGGCAGTGCGAGGGGAGACATGCCTACACGCACGAAACGCTGCCAGAGGCCCTTAGAGAGGCCCTAGAGGCCATCAGGGTGATGCGTCGTACCAAGCCGGGGCAGAAGCGGAAGAGCTTCGCAGAGATGGCCAGCGTGTTGAATGCGCAAGGCTTGGTGACTGTTCAGGGGAAGCCGTTCACGGGGTACAATGTACAGGCTATATGGCGACGGCATAGGAAGCTTTAG